The genomic region AGATGTAGTCGAGCAGTTCGCCCTGGAGCCAGGCGGTGTGGACGACGTCCCATACGGCTGAGGGTGCGGGGAGTTTGGTGGGGTCGTCGACGACCTTGAAGGAGACCAGGGCCTGCCAGAGCGCCAGGACCAGGGCGACGGCGAGGACGGGCGGCAGGATTTTCTCGGTGAGGGTCTGCCGGAAGGGTTTGCGGCTGGTCTGGACGGTTTCCAGGGCGTCGAGGCCGGCTTCGAGACCGGCGAGGTCGTTGCCGTCCTTGTCGGCGATCGTGGTGTCAGTGCTGGCCATGACGGCGGATCTCCCCACGCAGTTGTTCGGTGATCTCGACGGACAGCTCCGCCACGGCGGTGTCCTCGATGCGGCGCGGTTGCGGGATGTCCACGCTCCACTGGCGGGCGATGCGGCCCGGGCGGGAGGACAGCAGCACCACCCGCTGGGCCAGGCGGACCGCTTCGCGCACGTTGTGGGTGACGAACAGGACCGACACCTGTGTCTCGCGCCAGATACGGGTCAGCTCGTCGTGCAGTACATCGCGGGTGATGGCGTCGAGGGCGGCGAAGGGTTCGTCCATCAGCAGCAGCTTGCTGTCCTGGGCCAGCGCGCGGGCCAGCGCCACGCGCTGGCGCATTCCGCCGGACAGCTCGTGCACCCGCTTGCCGTGCGCGCCCTTGAGCCGGACCAGTTCCAGCAGCTGCTCGGCCCGCTCGCGGCGCTCGGCCTTGGGCACGCCGCTGAGTTTCAGGGCGAGTTCGATGTTCTTGCCGGCGGTCAGCCAGGGGAAAAGGGCGTGTTCCTGGAACATCAGGGCCGGGCGGCCGTCGGTGCTGATGGTGCCGGCGGAGGGCCCGTCCAGGCCGGCCACGAGGTTGAGCAGGGTGGATTTGCCGCAGCCCGAGGCCCCCAGGAGGGTGACGAACTCGCCGGGGGCGACATCGAGGGTGATGTCGTCCAGGACGAGCTGCTGCCCGGCGGGGCCCGCGAACGACTTCGAGACGTGCTCGATCCGGGCGGCGTGGGTGGCCGTCCCGGTGTCGTCGGCGGCCTTGGCGAGGGTCGTGGCCATGGTCGTCACCTCCTGGGAACTGTTCACAATGGCGGCTTGGGGATGCGGGCTTACTTCGCGCCGAGACCGGCGTCGTCGACCGTGGGCTCACCCTCTGCCTTGAGGACCTTGTTCAGCGGCGCGAGGTCGTAGATGCCCTTCAGGTCGGGCTTTTGCAGCAGTCCGGCCTTCACGGCGTGCGCGGCCTCGGTGTTGAGGGTGGCGGCCAGCGGGTCGTCGGTGAACTGGATCGACTTCCACGCCGGATCCAGCACATTTGCCGGCAGCGCCTTGCCGGAGTCCGCGGCCAGCTGCTCGTTGGCGGCCGTCTTCGCCGCGTCCGGGTGGGCGTTGATCCACTTGTTGGTCTCGACCGAGCCCTTCAGCACCGCCTCGACGACCTTGGGGTGTTCCTTCAAGAACTCCTGGCGCACGATGATGTTCGTGATCACGAACTTCTTGTCCGGCCACAGCGACGCCTCGTCCAGCAGGACCTTG from Streptomyces chartreusis NRRL 3882 harbors:
- a CDS encoding ABC transporter ATP-binding protein produces the protein MATTLAKAADDTGTATHAARIEHVSKSFAGPAGQQLVLDDITLDVAPGEFVTLLGASGCGKSTLLNLVAGLDGPSAGTISTDGRPALMFQEHALFPWLTAGKNIELALKLSGVPKAERRERAEQLLELVRLKGAHGKRVHELSGGMRQRVALARALAQDSKLLLMDEPFAALDAITRDVLHDELTRIWRETQVSVLFVTHNVREAVRLAQRVVLLSSRPGRIARQWSVDIPQPRRIEDTAVAELSVEITEQLRGEIRRHGQH